The genomic window CTTCACCGCCGAGCGCCCGCCCGAGGACTGGCTGGTCAAGGTCTACGACGAGGGGCGGATGGTGGACCTGATCCACCGGCCGATCGAGACCCCGGTGACCGAGGAGACGTTCGCCGACACCATCGTGCGCCCGGTCGACGCGATCCACATGCCGGTGCTCTCGGCGACCCAGCTCATGGTGCACAAGCTGCTCAGCTTCTCCCAGCACTACTGCGACTTCGCCCGCGCCCTGCCGCTGGCCCGCTCACTGCGGGAACAGATCGACTGGGAACGGGTACGGAAGGACACGCAGCACTCGCCGTACGCCGAGGCGTTCCTGGTGCTGCTCGACCGGCTGGACGTGCTGCCGCAGGGCGGCACACCCGAAGGAAGGGAGACACCGTGACCGAGCAGCACGGCGGCGGCGCCGCACCGCCCGACGAGTACGTCGAGGCGGAGATCCACCGGATGCTGGCCGAGGACCCGGCCGTCGCCGAGCAGGGGATCACCGTGGTCCGCCGCGAGCGGGGCCTGGTGCTCTACGGCGAGGTGGAGACCCCGCACCGGCGCGAGGAGATCCTGCGCCTGGTGACCGAGCGCTTCCCCGACGTGCCGGTCACCAGCGACATCGGGGTGATCCGGGCGCAGGCGCC from Micromonospora kangleipakensis includes these protein-coding regions:
- a CDS encoding nucleotidyltransferase, which gives rise to MAERGDETLVHTLKKVAAVLKQSEIPFALGGSFAVYAHGGHSSDHDVDFLLREQDVDRALEALVAAGFTAERPPEDWLVKVYDEGRMVDLIHRPIETPVTEETFADTIVRPVDAIHMPVLSATQLMVHKLLSFSQHYCDFARALPLARSLREQIDWERVRKDTQHSPYAEAFLVLLDRLDVLPQGGTPEGRETP